The Gigantopelta aegis isolate Gae_Host chromosome 3, Gae_host_genome, whole genome shotgun sequence genome segment ATACTGACAATTTGTATTTGTGTGATATTAATTAGTTCATCTTTTATAAGTTTAGTTTTATGTAAGAAAAAACATAAATTctgctttaaaaataactcGCTTAGTGATTTTCAACTTGTACAAAATCCAATATATTTAGAGTGTGAAACTTCTGTTTAGTGTACAGAATATATTCACTATTCATAAGATGTTAgaataagttttaaaatctCTTTATGTAACAAATAGTTCATAGTCTACACACATCTGtgtttctacaaaattgtttaattatttttttttttttccagaagTGACAACGATTTTGTGTTTATTCGTTTTGTTAGTGTTTTGTATGATTGTGAAATGGTGTCAACGGGTGTTTTCCAGGTGGCGACGACGTTGTGGTCATTGTCCTCACAATCTGCTGTTCTGTTGTTCACAAACACCCCCGCCTTCCCCACACTCAGCTCAATCTACCCCGCCTTCCCTACACTCAGCTCCACCTACCCCGCCTTCCCCACAATCAGCTCCATCTACACCGCCTTCCCCACACTCAGCCCCACCTACCCCACCTTCCCCACACTCAGCTCCATCTACCCCGCCTTCCACACACTCAACTCCTGCCTCTCCACAACATTCACTCTCAGCTTCTCctcaattccccccccccctcagctCATACCTCTCCACCTACCCCTTCATCAAACACTCAACTGTTGCCTTCTGAATCACGTTCAGTCACTCGTCTCCAGACGCGTATGCAGTCGATTGCATCACGGTCATTCACTCGGCTGCAGGCGCGTCTGCATGCAAGAACATTACATCCACCCAGACAGCAGGCTAGGAGGTCTCTGGACTTTGAGCTGAAGCAGTTGcgttgattttgttgttttaaatattaaaaatatctttgattatttttatatgtaagaatttacatgttttaagtattaaaattatctttgattatttttatatgtaagaatttacatgtttatttttatatgttgattatatcagtgttatgaccagtgtgtgtatgtatagagTGAAtgttttaagtattaaaattatttttatacgtaagaatttacatgttttaagtattaaaattatCTTTGATTATGTTTTATAGGTAAGAATTTACATGTTTactttatatgtttattatatcaGTGTTATGATCAATGTGTATGCATCTATagagtgaatgttttatttatacaaattaatgCTGATTATATGTAAGaatttacatgtttatttttatatgttgattattatatcagtgttatgatcaaagtgtgtgtgtgtgtatctatagagtgaatgaatgtttttatacaAATTAATGTTGATTATATGTAAgactttacatttttattatacaaattaatgttaattatgTGTAagaatttacatttatttatttacagtgtttaaaagtttgtgtgtgtgtgtgtgttttgtgtgtgtgtgtgtgtgtgtgtgtgtgtgtgtgattttatacaaattaatgAGTTTACATTATCTAGGAGCAATTCTTGGAGAGCAGAAAATTTTGGCAACTGCGAATTTTAACActtaacaaattttatttaaattggtaaaatatttttaaaaatattaacagattttatttttgaattggtaaaataatttttaaaaacattaacaaattttatttaaattgatgAAAGTTTATGTAATCTTaatttaaaagataatttggtaaaattgTCTGCTATCCAAGAACTGCTCCTGTAACTCCTacctctttatatatataattttcttaaaataaacCCTGTAcgatttatttcatttgttatttctttatttgcATGAACTATGGTGTTTCCTGGTACTTATTCAGAGTAGGTATTCCAAAGTGGGTAATCCAATAGTAGGTAATTTCAGTGAGTAATCCAATAAAATCACAATAGTAGGTAATCCAATATGAAACCCAATATTAGGTAATCCAATAGTAGGTAATTCCACAGTGTGTAATCCAATATAAATCACAATAGTAGACAAATCCAATATGAAACCCAATAATAGGTATCCAAAACAAGAAAAGATTTTTGATAGTCAAGGGGAGACAAcattataatttgcaatatcaTAGCTTATACTAAATAACAAATCatagattattaatattatttatttatttattataaaaaaattcttaaatTCCACAATACGTAATCCACAATAGGTAATCAAAACAAGAATTGATTGATGCTCAAGGGGAGGcaatttcataatttgaatATACGTAATCCAAAGAAAACACTTTCTTGAATACTTAAAACATAAGATTTCTTGTTTATTagatatttaaaagaaattattaatacgTGTACTGTCATCTACGTGTGTAATATATGTAATGCCATCTACGTGTGTAATATTTGAAAGATATTATTCAATATAAGTAACGTCAGCATAAGGGCTAACACATTCATAGTTTGAAGTGGAAGACTCGGCCTGTCTTTGTCTCTTTTTTCCTGTAAAGTTTGCATTATCTTCTGTCCACGTCCTCTGCCTGCTTCCATCATGAATATTACTCAATGTAAGTAATGTCAGCATAAGGGCTAACACATTCATAGTTTGAAGTGGAAGACTCGGCCTGTCTTTGTCTCTTTTTTTCCTGTAAAGCTTGCATTAGCTTCTGTCCACGTCCTCTGCCTGCTTCCATCATGAATATTTGTTCTTGAGGAGGTTGTACATTAAtccttgtttaaaataaatgtttgttttcattaatcatacttacatttaatttttattcttttaattAAACTATTAGCTCTatagtatacatatattaattatatgaatttgtttgcattaaaatgaaaagCAAAAACCTTTTTcacttattatatttaatatttaaacatacatattatatttaatattaaaacatacatattcaCTTATTCACCACCCTCCATGTGAAGTGGTTAACACTTTGAACTTTAGGAtagtaggtactgtgttcgaatCTCATTCGTGGCATATGGAATTTATAATccagtaccgactccaacccacaATCAgtgtccacaactggtttagcaaaggccttggtatgtactgtctgtgAAAAATtccatataaagatccctttaCAACTTATCAATTTggagtagcaggtttcctctatcataCTAACTTCTGTCGTGAACAGTCCagacgtgtttgaaccttaattgaatataagcaagTTATAACTAACTTTcacttattatatttaatattataatatttaaaacttaCCTTTGATGGGTTCAAAATGATTGATCGTTGGCGTCTGATTAATACGCAAAATTTGTTCCTTTTGATTCAACAGTCGTTCAAAAGCTTCGGAACTGAAGCTAATAGTTTTTCTCTCtccgtttttttaaattttatttaaatgtacatatacttttttattttcaggcCAAATGGATATTCTtaaataatcattataataataaaataaaaaaaattgacaagcattcattttttaatttttttttttttttaatttggtaacAGAACATTTGGTGCAAAGTGACAGAATATTCGCAGCGAAGTGACACACACTCTTGCGTTTTCATATTTTATGAAAACGGCTAACAATAGCGTAACAACTTCAAAACGATTGGTAGGTATCTATTGACTAATGAAATTTCACTCTAAACCGTTTCTCACAAATCGCTAAGTTTCATTTTTCTTACCGTTAACCACCAATATTGACAATATAAATGTTTGGTCACGAGTTGGTAATTTACTTTTCtcattaaaattttgtttgctGTAGAAATCGGTCAGGACATCTACATCATTAAAATAGTCAAATTTCAAGGGTGTAATATATGTCTTTGAAATTCCTGTGCTTCGTCTTCAGTTAACAAACATACTGTGTTTTTCAACGGTTTCATACTTCAAAAAACGAGGTTTTCAGTCTCCTTTTAGTAAGAAATACCAGACTTCGCGGCGTCTTTTTGGTATACTGCTGTCCTATTAACGCGTGACATTCGCGTTGGTTTAGGGtggtataaataataaattcaatgaTGGGagtatatttcttttaaaacacaaaatccAACATCTTTTTAAAAGCACGTACTTCACAGGTATACTCTTAGTTTTCACACAATGCTGAACTGGTTTAACGATGTttgtacattttcaaagtaaatctatctttaaataaattattagcagagattaaataaaatgtaatgataTTTGATGTATATTTTCCTGAGAACATCAAATTAGTTTAATAtagaatatttgtaaaaatgggCAAGGGGtccgtttcaaccagtgcaccacgactgtttatgggaaagtgtatatatatatatatataaaagctaGTATGCTACTAATAGGAAATGTAACTAGTTTCCTCTGAACGTGTTATAACGAgcatatttttaacatataacCATTCAATAAAAATTCATGtactctagtggagtcgttaaacaaacttgtaaaacaacatatttataaccctttttgttttacagttatCATAAACATCGGAAGGATATTTGTTCTATAAAAGTTCACTGGCATTATCAACATCTTAAGTAGACAGTATGGGTGTTTTTGTACAACccagttttgtaaaataaatcaacaaaaaataataagcGCCCTTTTACCCCTTATCCAATTTGGAGGTAAGAAAAAGCAGGTTCCGCTATAAAACATAACTAACTTTCTGGTCGTAAAACATTCCAGACGTTTTGCAAGGGCCTTAATATAGAATACTAAGCAGTATATACTAGCGTTGACACgcttattataatttaatttcggTCATATTGAACACTTACATTATAAGATGGGTAATCCAAAATTGCATATGATCGTATAGAGCGTCTGATAGTCGCAAGATTTGTTCCTTTTGATGTCAACAGGGTCGTTCACAAGCTCGTAACTGGGAAATGCTAATAGTATGGTTGCTCGGGGGACGCAAAAATCCGGTTGTTGTTAAAATTTTCGTTGTAAGTGTACTTAGCTGTTTTCATTTTCAAGCGGCAAAATTCAAATGAATATCATAACCTTAATCAGCATTATAATACTAACTAACACAAAGTGTGACAAGCAGTCATGGTtttcaattgtttgttttttttaatttggtccAGAACATTTGGATGTCAGGAGGAAGTAGACAGATATTCGCAGCGAAGTGACCACCTCTTCGTTTCATATTTCTGAAACGGACTGGAACAATGAAGCGAACACGTCAAACCCCGGATGGTGGTCGGTGCTATTGgactacaaaattaatttcacaCTGCTAGACCGGGTTTCCACCACACATCAGCTAATTTTGGCATTTTTCTTCACAAAACCGTTGGCGCCCCGATATTGACAGAGAATCTCGGATGTTTGGAATCCCGTATTATGAATTAAAGTCCTTAAAGATAATCGTCCTATAATATAAAATTGGTTAATGCTGTAGAATCGGTCAAGAGACTCGACCGGTCATATACAACATAGTCAAGTGTTGTGCAAGGAGGATATAGTAAAACATATATGTCTTTGAAGGTTCATCTGTGGCTTCGTGGGGGTCGTTCATTAACCACACAGACTTGTGTTTTTACGACGGTTTCAAAAACAATACGTCAAAAACGAGTTTTCAGTCTCCTTAATGAGTAAAAATACCAGACTTCGATCGCGGTCCTGGTTTTAGTATAAGGCTCTGTCGGCTCTTGAACCGTGACATTCGAACGGTTGTTTCGGGGTGGGAGGAAAATGACTACTAAATTCATGATGGGTATAGTTGGTCTTTGAAAACCACAAATCCACATCATTATTTAAAAGGCAACGTACTTACAGGTATCTTCTTGTTTTCGAGCCCGATGCCGCTGAAGGCTGGTTATAAAACGAGTTGTGTGTACATTTTCAAATAACTGGACATATCTTTAATACTGTAATTCGTGCGCAGCTTAAATAACCAGTTAAAAGTAATGATTTATTGAAAAGAtagtataataaaatgaatCCTGAGAACCTCGAATTAGttgtaaatgaaaaaatatatactacataTTGTGTAAAAATGGGGCCATGTGGGTGGGAACACGTTTCAACCAGTTGCACCACGACTAAGTTTTTGGGGGAAAGTGTCAGATAGAGGGATCTAGAAGGTGGGGTATCATAGAGTAACAAAGCTAGGGTAGTGGCTACTGAATCGAATGTAACTAGGTTGTCCTCTGAGGACGTTGTTATAGGAGAGACGCTAATTTAATAACATCTAACATGGTGCAGACTAAAGAATTCATGTACGTGGACTAGTGTGTGAATCGTATAACCAAACT includes the following:
- the LOC121366482 gene encoding uncharacterized protein LOC121366482, with the protein product MHIFFITFCFVKRIKGGHASCNSVLFDATEKERIIDVNDNSPPMNSKVNSPSVNSKVNSKGNSISVNSNDNNLPVSSRGNSLPVNSNGNTSLPKKTIRTECCQSIADFRQRSDNDFVFIRFVSVLYDCEMVSTGVFQVATTLWSLSSQSAVLLFTNTPAFPTLSSIYPAFPTLSSTYPAFPTISSIYTAFPTLSPTYPTFPTLSSIYPAFHTLNSCLSTTFTLSFSSIPPPPQLIPLHLPLHQTLNCCLLNHVQSLVSRRVCSRLHHGHSLGCRRVCMQEHYIHPDSRLGGLWTLS